Proteins encoded together in one Bradyrhizobium sp. CB82 window:
- the der gene encoding ribosome biogenesis GTPase Der, with translation MSFTIAIIGRPNVGKSTLFNRLVGQKLALVDDLPGVTRDRREGDAKLGDLAFTIIDTAGLDEGARGSLTARMQEQTETAIAQADALFFVIDARVGLTPTDRAFADFARRANKPVLLVANKSEGKHGDAGAMEAFALGLGDPIQISAEHGEGMGELYDALSRLMPEPPEEDEAEDEEELSEEEAARRPIRVAIVGRPNAGKSTLINHLLGEERLLTSPEAGTTRDSIAVEINWKGRDFRVFDTAGLRRRSRIEEKLEKLSVADALRAVRFAEVVVLMMDAQHRFEEQDLRIADLIEREGRAVVLAVNKWDLMESRGGGAISNLRRDADHWLPQVKGVPIVAVSGLMGEGIDRLMQAIQDAYAVWNRRVPTSALNRWFEQAIQANPPPAVSGRRLKLNYITQTKARPPSFVLFCSRADAVPQAYLRYLTNSLRDAFELPGTPVRITLREKANPFAHKRKRLS, from the coding sequence ATGTCCTTTACGATCGCCATCATCGGCCGGCCCAATGTCGGAAAGTCGACGCTGTTCAACCGCCTGGTGGGACAGAAGCTCGCGCTCGTCGATGACCTGCCCGGGGTGACCCGCGACCGCCGCGAGGGCGATGCGAAGCTCGGCGATCTTGCATTCACCATCATCGACACGGCCGGTCTCGACGAAGGCGCCAGGGGTTCGCTGACCGCGCGGATGCAGGAGCAGACTGAGACCGCGATCGCGCAAGCCGACGCGCTGTTCTTCGTCATCGACGCGCGCGTCGGCCTCACGCCGACCGATCGTGCCTTCGCCGATTTCGCGCGCCGCGCCAACAAGCCGGTGCTGCTGGTTGCCAACAAGAGCGAGGGCAAGCATGGCGATGCCGGCGCGATGGAAGCCTTTGCGCTGGGCCTCGGCGATCCCATCCAGATTTCCGCCGAGCACGGCGAGGGCATGGGCGAGCTCTACGATGCCCTGAGCCGGCTGATGCCGGAGCCGCCCGAGGAGGATGAAGCCGAGGACGAGGAGGAGCTGTCCGAGGAGGAGGCTGCAAGGCGTCCGATCCGGGTTGCGATCGTCGGCCGCCCCAATGCCGGCAAGTCGACGCTCATCAACCATCTGCTCGGTGAGGAGCGCCTCCTGACCAGCCCGGAGGCGGGCACCACGCGCGACTCGATCGCGGTCGAGATCAACTGGAAGGGGCGCGATTTCCGCGTGTTCGACACCGCGGGCCTGCGCCGCCGCTCGCGCATCGAGGAGAAACTGGAGAAGCTCTCGGTCGCCGATGCCTTGCGCGCGGTGCGCTTTGCCGAAGTCGTCGTGCTGATGATGGATGCGCAGCACCGCTTCGAGGAGCAGGATCTGCGCATCGCCGATCTGATCGAGCGCGAGGGCCGCGCTGTCGTGCTCGCGGTCAACAAATGGGATCTGATGGAGAGCAGGGGCGGCGGCGCGATCTCCAATTTGCGCCGCGATGCCGATCACTGGCTGCCGCAGGTCAAGGGCGTGCCGATCGTCGCCGTCTCCGGCTTGATGGGCGAGGGCATCGACCGTCTGATGCAGGCGATCCAGGACGCCTATGCCGTCTGGAACAGGCGCGTGCCGACGTCGGCGTTGAACCGCTGGTTCGAGCAGGCGATCCAGGCGAACCCCCCGCCGGCGGTTTCGGGGCGCAGGCTGAAGCTCAACTACATCACCCAGACCAAGGCGCGCCCGCCGAGCTTCGTGCTGTTCTGCTCGCGCGCCGACGCCGTGCCGCAGGCCTATCTGCGCTACCTCACCAACTCCCTGCGCGACGCCTTCGAGCTGCCGGGTACGCCGGTGCGGATCACGCTCCGCGAAAAGGCCAATCCATTTGCGCATAAGCGCAAGCGGCTGTCGTGA
- a CDS encoding tetratricopeptide repeat protein has translation MSELFDEVDEEVRREQLKKLWDKYSIYFIALMVLIVAAVGGWRGYQYLEAKKAAEAGAAFEKAVELSEQNKHAEAEAAFTELAARAPRGYRTLARLRAAAEAAARDPKAAVKMYDDIAADSSAGAEQQALAKLRAAGLLIDTASYADILQRLEPSAAAGSTFRHSAREMLALSAWRNGDAAAARKWLDAIAEDGETPPGLRSRAEALQALLPPVAKS, from the coding sequence GTGTCTGAATTATTTGATGAAGTTGACGAGGAAGTACGCCGCGAGCAGCTCAAGAAGCTGTGGGACAAGTATTCGATCTACTTCATCGCCCTGATGGTGCTGATCGTGGCCGCGGTCGGCGGCTGGCGCGGCTATCAGTATCTGGAGGCCAAGAAGGCCGCCGAGGCCGGCGCCGCCTTCGAAAAGGCCGTGGAGCTGTCCGAGCAGAACAAGCACGCCGAGGCCGAGGCGGCCTTCACCGAGCTCGCGGCCAGGGCGCCGCGGGGCTATCGCACGCTGGCGCGCCTGCGCGCCGCGGCCGAGGCCGCTGCACGCGATCCCAAGGCGGCCGTGAAGATGTATGACGATATCGCGGCCGACAGCAGCGCTGGTGCCGAGCAGCAGGCGCTCGCAAAACTCCGCGCTGCAGGGCTTCTGATCGACACGGCGTCCTATGCCGACATCCTGCAGCGGCTGGAGCCATCCGCCGCGGCCGGCTCGACCTTCCGCCATAGCGCGCGTGAAATGCTCGCCCTGTCGGCCTGGCGCAATGGCGACGCGGCCGCCGCGCGCAAATGGCTGGATGCAATTGCCGAGGATGGTGAAACCCCGCCGGGCCTGCGCTCGCGCGCCGAGGCCTTGCAGGCTTTGCTGCCGCCGGTCGCCAAGAGCTGA